The Pseudomonas cavernicola DNA segment CCGACGGCAAAGTGCCTACATCCCATGGCGTTTGAACAACGCAGCATAACTGCCGTCGGTCTTCATCGCCTTGATCGCGCGGTTGAACGCCGCGACGATCTGCGCATGCCGCGGGTTATGCAGGCTGACCAGAATATGCAGGTTGTTTTCGCTGAGCGGCTTGGGCAAAAACTCCAGGTCATCGCGTACGCTGCTTGGCTCGCGGTTGAGGTAATAGCGCGCGACGAACTCATCCTCCAGCGTCAGGTTGACCCGCCCGGCATGCAGCATCCGCGCCGCGCTGGCAAAGCCGAGCACCGGGATCTTGCGCAAACTGCTCGCGCTATCGAACTCCGCTCCATAGGTATATCCGCGCACCACCGCGATGTTGAAGGGCTGCAAGTCCGCCAGCGAGGTGAAACCAATCGGCGAACCCTTGCGCTTGAGCAAGCGCACTCGGTTGACCAGATAAGGCGAGGAAAACTGCCCGACTTGGGTACGTTCCTCGGTGAACCAGGCGTTCACCAGCACATCGTAGCTGCCCACCCCAATCCCATGCAGCGCTCGCGCCCAAGGCACCTGCGCGTACTCCGTGGCGTACCCGGCGCGGGCCAAGGCGGTGCTGACCAAATCGGTGGCCAAGCCGCCGTTCGGCAAGTTCTGATCGGTAAACGGCGGCCAGACATCCGCCACCAGACGCAACGTCTCTGCTGACGCGCCGGTCGTCAGCAGCCACAACACACACAACAGCACAAGCACAGTGCGCGGCACGGGTCTCATCCTTTTTTATCCTTCGCGATCCATGCAGGCCAAGAGCTGTAACCCGCTACTCCCAACGCAGGGTCGCAACCCCATCCGAACCAGGCGTCGCAGCAACCGCCACACCACTAATGGCCACCTGCCATTAATAGACCAGATTATGGCGCCAGGATAGTGGCGCTCAATGATTCATCCAAGTGGCCCGCAACGGTTCCAGCAACACTCCCAGCCCAGAGCCTTCGCCCCTTCAGCCCCCGACGCTGGCCAAACGGCCAAAACGGTGCCGCGTCGGTCAACCGCATCGAAGCAGTAGGTTGGTGCTGAGCCGAAGGTGATGCCCAACAACCGGCCCGCAAGGCCGGGCTGTCAAACGCGAGTCGGTGAGAGGGAGTCGCTGGGCGACTCCTTGTTGGGCATCACTGCGTTCAGCGCCAACCTACTTCAGCGCCAACCGACAGGCTGCCTCTTGCCTGCGAATTGTCCTTAACTGACTGGCATTAGCTCATCGAGCGGTTTTTCTGTGGCTGATCCAGCAACGCATCTAGTGGCTCTTCGCCTGGCGGATGCGCAAGGCGATGAAGCCAAGAATGAACAGCGCGATAGGCGTCATATAGGTTGCAGCGGTCAGTGGCTCGATCTTCAGCCCGATGGTGTGCAGCCCTTCCAGCACCAGCTTGAACAGGCTGAGCAGGTAGTAACTGATGGCGATCAGCGAGAGCCCTTCGACAGCCTTCTGGATCTTGATCTGGGTATTGGCTCTGCTGTTCAGGCTATGGAGGATTTCCGAGTTTTGCGCTTCAACCTCGACCTGGACCCTGGCCTGGAGCAACTCGCTCAGGTTGGCGACGCTGTGCCCCAGGCGTTGCAGGCGTTGATCCGTCGCCGCGCAATAGCGGACTGTCGGTTTGAACCGTCTTTCGATGAATACGCCCAGCCGCTGACAGTCGCCCAGATGGGCCTCGCGTAGCTCGCCGATGCGCTCGAAGACGATCTTTGAATAGGCTTCAGTCGCGCTGAAGCGACGGCGCGAGCGTGCCGTGCAGCGCACGATGCGCGCGGAGAGTGCGGCGATGTCGTTGAGCAGGCGCTTGGCATCGCAGGAGGCGGTTTCCGCATTGCTGTCGGAAAGGCCGGTCAGTTCCTTGTCGAACTCCTTCAGCGAGGCGCTGATGGACTGCGCGACCGGAAGCGTCAGTGACGCCATCATGCGATAGGTTTCGATCTCCAACAGGCGCCGGATCATGCGGCCCAGGCGATAGGCATTCAAGCCGCGATTGACCAGCAGAATACGGTTCATGCCCTCCTGATCGAGCTTGAAGTCACTCCAGACCGTGGCATCGCCGCCGCCGACATTCGAGCCGGCTGGGTCCTTGAACCCATAGAAAGCATAATCGCCGGCCCAGCTCTGCTCCGTTTCAACCTGGATCAGGTCGGCGTTGATAATCAGGTCGCGGTGGGCTGCGACGATGTCCCTAAGCACCGCGGGAAGTGGCTGCCAGATACCAGCGGTCTCGCTGTCGGACTTGGGCGCGACCAACGTCAGGGTGAAAAACTCAGTGTGCCGCTCCCACTTCAACGCAAACGTCCCAAGCTTGATCAACCCTTGAGGCGTGCTGCGATCATAAAGCGCGTCGGTCTGCTCATAGAGGCTACTGATTATGCCGTCGCACTGATCATCGGGGTCGATGAAGGCCAAGTGGTAGACATAAGCGGGCCCTTCGAAATAGATCGAGGGGCGCGAATGCAGTTCGTTATGCAGCGCTTTTCTCAGAGGGTGCATCGGCAGTTCACTTCAAGACGGGAGAGGGCTTAAGTGGTGACGTGCCTGGCCTTGAATAGGGTCACAGGCAGCGCATAAGTTTCTAGGCTGCAAAGAGTGATTCGGCTCCCACGCGCGCCACCCGACCGGCTCTGTAACCCGTCTATTGCTTGGGGCGAAAGCCCCCTCTTAGGCCAATCACCGCTATCGACAGCGGCCCATAGCATCAAGTGTTACAGCCGCCCAGCCGCCGCCGCCCCTCGCACTGCCTAAACTTTTATCAGGGGAGTTCTGATAACCAGTAGCCCTAGAGCATTCGACAGGGCGTGGAGGTGCATCATGCGTATGGCAAAAACTTTACAGCGCAGTCTAGAGCAGGCGCATTGCGAGTTCGACATCGTTGCGCACCCGCATTCGGCGAGCAGCCTAGAAACCGCTCGCGCGGCCGGCATTCCGGCGGAACGGGTGGCCAAATCGGTGATTCTGGATGATCGGCACGGTCACTACCTGATGGCGGTGGTGCCTGCCAGTCAGAACCTGGATCTGGGCAAAGTGCGTGGCGCAGAGGAATGGCAACTCACCAACGAAAGCACGATCGCCGGTCTGTTCACGGACTGCGAGCGCGGGGCCGTGCCGGCGTTGAGCGAACCTTACGGGATGAACATGGTGGTCGACCCTCTGCTGACCCGGCAGCAGGACATCTACCTGGAAGCCGGCGATCACAAGAGCCTGGTACACATGCGCATGGATCAGTTCCTCAAACTGGTGCCCAGCGCCGAGGTGCGCGAGGTCTGCCGCTAAGGGTCGCCATGCGGCTGCACACGCCAGCACAACGTCAAGTTGACGCGACTCGCGCTCAGCTTGGTGGGGGTGGGGGTTGTTGTTACTGTGTGAGCAAACCCGCTGCGCCCGCGCAGTTTTACTTCCGGCGCTCGATCGGTGGCCGCCAGCCACACCGGGTGGGTCGAGGCAATCCGAAGGCCTGAGCCCGTGACACGTGGACTCACGTCGGCGGAGGAGCGGTGTGGGTAGAGCTGAGTGAGCGACGCTATTCAAATCGGCTTACTGAGCCCGGAGGGGAATATTTACGTCCCACCGAGACCCGCCACGCACCGCCTATGAGAGGAACAAATCGCCCCGCGGCTGTCGATCTGCGCTACGGTTTTATCTTAGGCGGCGACTGCCGGGCCGAGCGTCTGCGGCGCACACACCAACCCAAGCCTGATCTGTGGAGAACCTCATGCAATCACCAACGCACAATCTCCCGTCCTTGTTCAAACAACTGGGGCTGCCTGCTGACCCCGCCGGCATCAATGCCTTCATTTCCACCCACTCGCCCCTGCCGGCCTCATTGTCCCTGGCGGACGCGTCGTTCTGGACAGCGGCGCAAGCGGATTTTCTGCGCGAGGAAATCCTTGAGGATGCCGACTGGGCCGAGGTCGTCGATCAGCTCAATCTACTGCTGCGCAAATAACTGTAGGAGCGAGCTCTGCTCGCGATGCTTCTCTGCCATGCCCGATCGCGAGGCGGCAGCCGTTCCTACAAGAGCAAAGGCGACAGCACACTAGCGGGAGGTGTCCGACGGCGGGCGACCTTGCAGCTCGCGATAGGTCAGATACACGCGCAAATCAAACTCCAACTGGTGATAGCCCGGCTGCATGTATTCGCAGAGCTGGTAGAACGCCTTGTTGTGCTCGTGCTCCTTCAGATGCGCCAGCTCATGCACCACGATCATCCTGAGAAACTCCGGCGGCGCCTCCTTGAACAAGGACGCCACACGAATCTCCTTCTTCGCCTTGAGCTTGCCGCCTTGCACCCGCGAGATCGCCGTGTGCAAACCCAAGGCACGATGCGTCAGGTCGAGGCGATTATCGAACAGCACCTTATCAATGCTCGGCGCGTTCTTCAGGTGCTCCTGCTTTAACGCCAGGGTATAGGCGTACAGCGCCTTATCGCTTTGCACCGCATGCCGTGCCGGGTAGCGCTGACCCAGGTAGTCGCCCAGGCGATTGTGCGCGATCAGCTGGCGCACCTGATCCTGCAATGCGGGGGAATAAGCGTTGAGGTATTTGAGCGGGGTCATGGGTGTTGTCGAGGCTAGCCGAATCTATTCGCCGAAGGATCGCTGGGTGAAGGTTCTTGCGGAGCCCGCGGCCCCTACAAAAGCCTTATACGCGGCGGAATTTCAAAAGCGCGCCAGTGTAGCTGAGCCGCCGACTCTCGGCAGCCGCTCTCCGCCCTGAGACAGCGCGCCGCGGCTTAGAAGCTGAAGCGCCGGATAATGCCTTGCAACCCATCGGACATGCTCTTGAGCGCCTGGGTTGCCTGCACGATCCCACCCTGGGCCGCGGAGTTCTCCTCGACGATCTGCGCCACCTTTTCCACGCTGCAAGCAACTTGCTCACTGGCCGCGCGTTGCTCCTGCAATGACAGGGAAATGAAGCTCACGGCCGCGAGCGACTCATCCAGCGCACTCTTGATCCGGCCCATCGATGCGCCTGCGCTTTCCACCAGTTGCCGACCATTGTCCACCCGCTCGCAGCCGGCGGCCATGCTGTTCTTGGCCTTGGCCATGCCGCTTTGAATGGCGTCGACCAGGGTGACGATCTCCGTGGTGGACTGGGCCGTGCGTCCGGCCAGGCTGCGTACCTCATCGGCCACCACGGCAAAACCACGGCCCTGCTCGCCTGCTCGCGCCGCCTCGATAGCGGCATTCAGCGCCAACAGGTTGGTCTGTTCGGCTATACCACGAATCACACCGACAATCTGGCTGATGTTGTTCGACTGGATCGCCAACTGATCGATATCGGCCGAGCTTTGCGCGACCAGATCGGCGATATGGCCCATTTCATGGATGGACTCCTGCATCACGGCCATGCCGTCATCGGTGATCTCACCGGCCTTCTTCGCCGTGCTCTGGGCCTGCTGAGCGTTGCCCGCGATGTGGTTGATGCTTACGGACAGCTGCTCGACCGTAGCCGCCATGGACGCAGCGGTATCGCTCTGCAGGTTGGCGCTTTTCAGCACCTGCTCGGAAGATGCGGCCAATTGCAGGGCGGCGCCCTCTATCTGCTCGGAGGCCTGGCCGATATTGCCAATCATGTCGCGCAGGCTGTGGCGCATGCGGTGCACCGACTGCAGTACGCCGGTTGCGGCCTTGTGCTGGTCGAGCTGCGCGCCGGCCAGTTGCCCCTGGGCGATGTTCGAGCTGATGGCCGCGAGCTCGCCCGGCTCAGCGCCGAGTTGGCGACCCAACAGCCTGGTGAAGAAGAACGCATAACCGCCGCCCAAGGCTAGTGCCAGCGACAAGACCAGAAGGCTGAGCTTGAGATTGAAGGCATAGGCGCTCTGGCCCTGCTCGAACTGGTGCTTGGCCTCGACCAGCTGCACCTCGATAAGTTCGGAAAATTTAGCCGACAAGGGATCGATCAACGGATACAGCCGCTGGTCGGCGAAGTGCTCGACGCCCGCGACGTCGCCCTTGCGCAGCATGCCCTGCAACTCCTGCAGCGGACCTTGGGTGGCCTCCATCAGTGGGCTGATTTGCGCGATCAGACGGTTTTCTTCCGTTGTCAGCTCGGTCGCCTTATAGGCCTGCCAGGTCTGGCCGATGGCCGCCTGAGCCTGCTCTAGCTGCGCCAGCGCTTCGGTATGGGTGGAGCTGCCGTCGTGCGCCTTGTGGGTGGCATCGACAATGCTCACCGCATACAGGTCGGCGATTTTTTTCAAATCCCGCAAGGGCACGACCCGATCGAGATAAACGGTCTGCAGGCCATACACGGTGGTCTGCAGACCATAAAGTCCGAGCCCGCCGACACAGAGCAAACCCAGGAGCAGAGAGCCGGCTAGCAGGAACAGGTGGGTTCTGATTTTCCAGTTGTTCATGATGAGTCATTCCTTGATCGAACTATCCAATACGGCTAGCGGGGTTGAAAATTCAGCCTTGCCATGCGTTGCCCGCAGGAAGTTTAGGCGACGATTTAATCAAGTGGGAAGGGATTGAAGAGTTTGCCTGACTTTGTGTTTCAACCCGTCAGTCCGTCGCTTGAAACTCGCCCGAAGTGGTCACCTGGAGCATTCTGGACGTGGTTCAGGGGCGCCAGTGTAGCGCGGTGGGATTAGCAACCGATGGGCCAACTCTTGCGAAAAACGGGGGGCACCAAATGCCCGCACGGGAGGGCCGCTGGTCGGACCGAAGCTTTATTCGCTCTGTGCTGTTGGGGCTTTCACGTTCAAGTTCGGGGGCGCGGAAAATGCCTTTGCGCTCAACCTGCTTCAGAGCTTTCCTATAATCCTCAGTATCTGCCTGCTTTCTGACGCCACGATATCGACGGGCGGTCATCAAGCGCGGCCCCGCCATGCCGATACTACCTTCGCGAGGCAGCTTCAAGCACAACGAGCAGCGCCTAGAAACCCTTTTAGTTCGTGCGTCACTGGCTGGAACGCCGAGTAAGCCCTTACTGACTCGAGGATGAGTCGTGCCACCCGACTGAAACCTTCTCCCGCGGAGAATCAGTCATGATCGACCTTGCCACCTGGAACCTCACCATCCCTGTGGGCGTACCTGCCACCACCATCGACACCCCGCTACTGGTGGGCGGTTATCAGGACCACTACTTCAAATCCACCCCGGACACGCTGTTCTTCTGGGCGCCGGTAAACGGCACCACCACTGCCAACGCCAGCTACCCGCGCAGCGAACTGCGCGAGACCTTCGCTGACGGCGCGCTGCGCAACTGGGCCTACCCGGCAGCCGACAACTCCCTGAGCGCGGCGCTGAGCGTCGGCCAGGTTCCATCGACCGGGAAGATCGTGATCGGCCAGATCCACGCATACGGCAGTAACAAACCGCTGCTCAAGCTGGAGTACCAGTACAAGACCACCAGCGCCAGCGCCAACATCGTCGCCAAAGTGCGCATCACCCCGTTGGACGAGGTCGGCCAGACCATCACGGTGCTCAAGGGCATTGCGCTGAACCAGCGCTTCACCTACGTGCTCAACCTGTCGCCGACGGGGCGCCTCAGCGTGATGATCAATAGCA contains these protein-coding regions:
- a CDS encoding substrate-binding periplasmic protein is translated as MRPVPRTVLVLLCVLWLLTTGASAETLRLVADVWPPFTDQNLPNGGLATDLVSTALARAGYATEYAQVPWARALHGIGVGSYDVLVNAWFTEERTQVGQFSSPYLVNRVRLLKRKGSPIGFTSLADLQPFNIAVVRGYTYGAEFDSASSLRKIPVLGFASAARMLHAGRVNLTLEDEFVARYYLNREPSSVRDDLEFLPKPLSENNLHILVSLHNPRHAQIVAAFNRAIKAMKTDGSYAALFKRHGM
- a CDS encoding DUF3422 domain-containing protein, producing MHPLRKALHNELHSRPSIYFEGPAYVYHLAFIDPDDQCDGIISSLYEQTDALYDRSTPQGLIKLGTFALKWERHTEFFTLTLVAPKSDSETAGIWQPLPAVLRDIVAAHRDLIINADLIQVETEQSWAGDYAFYGFKDPAGSNVGGGDATVWSDFKLDQEGMNRILLVNRGLNAYRLGRMIRRLLEIETYRMMASLTLPVAQSISASLKEFDKELTGLSDSNAETASCDAKRLLNDIAALSARIVRCTARSRRRFSATEAYSKIVFERIGELREAHLGDCQRLGVFIERRFKPTVRYCAATDQRLQRLGHSVANLSELLQARVQVEVEAQNSEILHSLNSRANTQIKIQKAVEGLSLIAISYYLLSLFKLVLEGLHTIGLKIEPLTAATYMTPIALFILGFIALRIRQAKSH
- a CDS encoding aminoacyl-tRNA deacylase; translation: MRMAKTLQRSLEQAHCEFDIVAHPHSASSLETARAAGIPAERVAKSVILDDRHGHYLMAVVPASQNLDLGKVRGAEEWQLTNESTIAGLFTDCERGAVPALSEPYGMNMVVDPLLTRQQDIYLEAGDHKSLVHMRMDQFLKLVPSAEVREVCR
- a CDS encoding DUF2789 domain-containing protein is translated as MQSPTHNLPSLFKQLGLPADPAGINAFISTHSPLPASLSLADASFWTAAQADFLREEILEDADWAEVVDQLNLLLRK
- a CDS encoding M48 family metallopeptidase, producing MTPLKYLNAYSPALQDQVRQLIAHNRLGDYLGQRYPARHAVQSDKALYAYTLALKQEHLKNAPSIDKVLFDNRLDLTHRALGLHTAISRVQGGKLKAKKEIRVASLFKEAPPEFLRMIVVHELAHLKEHEHNKAFYQLCEYMQPGYHQLEFDLRVYLTYRELQGRPPSDTSR
- a CDS encoding methyl-accepting chemotaxis protein yields the protein MRHSLRDMIGNIGQASEQIEGAALQLAASSEQVLKSANLQSDTAASMAATVEQLSVSINHIAGNAQQAQSTAKKAGEITDDGMAVMQESIHEMGHIADLVAQSSADIDQLAIQSNNISQIVGVIRGIAEQTNLLALNAAIEAARAGEQGRGFAVVADEVRSLAGRTAQSTTEIVTLVDAIQSGMAKAKNSMAAGCERVDNGRQLVESAGASMGRIKSALDESLAAVSFISLSLQEQRAASEQVACSVEKVAQIVEENSAAQGGIVQATQALKSMSDGLQGIIRRFSF
- a CDS encoding polysaccharide lyase family 7 protein, with protein sequence MIDLATWNLTIPVGVPATTIDTPLLVGGYQDHYFKSTPDTLFFWAPVNGTTTANASYPRSELRETFADGALRNWAYPAADNSLSAALSVGQVPSTGKIVIGQIHAYGSNKPLLKLEYQYKTTSASANIVAKVRITPLDEVGQTITVLKGIALNQRFTYVLNLSPTGRLSVMINSTLWSQQLDSSWAPKPLYFKAGVYPQDNTGYETEAGNATFYNLKIDHKPLPVGTP